Proteins from a genomic interval of Acetobacterium woodii DSM 1030:
- a CDS encoding bifunctional diguanylate cyclase/phosphodiesterase encodes MKKTRTLKNFILINSMLSIVIPLILVALFVIPLLFNYLMKDINQKNTMLATTIAQRMTDFIDESFLVLVQLNNLLDNNTLKDDADLKAYLNTILQSSNAIEGFEILDANGIVKIIAPENVNILGANRSSQGFFSITKDTQKPYVSSMFISQLTGQPTITIAIPNSAGVLVAYLNLEEISLLSLNLSKAFGDQVTVAITDNNGVFISNKDTKKIYQREIEENFEITYQDKKMNEHVNIADYNGKKMIVSHADVNQADWHIFVYQAYDSIFSAFKSVLWIILLFIFLLVIFSRFMVQLVFKDIHYSISELNQQTREITEGDYHPILAVNRFEEYNILTENFNKMIESIRGRDAVLKNLAYYDPQTKLPNAAYFSEYLNQFILESSKKTSVICFDIHNFKRIIDTYGPSFGNEILKIMGARILAMKLTNGFVARVDGSNFIRVLTDIEDRNEIITEINELRLAFNQAMVINENKIYLRFYVGIAIYPDDTYEVEKLLQFAHTAADMAKQGGGSVHAFFENSMRQTMLRNMTLENSLGSALKNHEFYLHYQPQIEVETLKIRGFEALIRWEHPQLGKISPLDFIHIAESTGLIIPIGAWVLESACRQMVQINKKMGTMIMISVNVSPVQLSHERFPEMVEETLKQSGLAPNLLELEITESLFIHSFEDAINILERLKKIGIRISLDDFGTGYSSLAYLKNLPIDTLKIDQAFTRDLLLKKSNEYLMESIIVMAHLLNMDVIVEGVEETEQFNCLLTYACDYVQGYYFSRPIDEDQLEEYLLAKSDEGDKR; translated from the coding sequence ATGAAGAAGACAAGAACTTTGAAAAACTTTATTCTGATAAATAGCATGCTTTCGATTGTCATTCCCTTGATTCTTGTGGCATTGTTTGTTATTCCATTGTTATTTAATTATCTGATGAAAGATATTAATCAAAAAAACACAATGCTTGCAACCACCATCGCACAGCGGATGACTGATTTTATTGATGAGTCGTTTTTGGTATTAGTTCAATTAAATAACTTGCTTGACAACAATACACTTAAAGATGATGCTGACCTAAAGGCATATTTGAACACCATACTGCAAAGCAGCAACGCTATTGAAGGGTTTGAAATTTTAGATGCGAATGGAATTGTAAAGATAATTGCACCTGAAAATGTAAATATTCTTGGTGCCAATCGATCCAGTCAAGGCTTTTTTAGCATTACCAAAGATACTCAGAAACCCTATGTGTCATCAATGTTTATTTCTCAACTGACGGGGCAACCTACTATTACTATTGCAATCCCAAATAGTGCGGGCGTGTTGGTAGCTTATCTTAATTTGGAAGAAATTAGTTTGCTTTCACTTAATTTAAGTAAGGCTTTTGGAGATCAGGTAACAGTAGCAATTACTGATAATAACGGGGTTTTTATTTCCAATAAAGATACAAAAAAAATATATCAGCGAGAAATTGAGGAAAATTTTGAAATCACTTACCAAGATAAAAAAATGAATGAGCACGTTAACATTGCTGATTATAATGGAAAAAAGATGATTGTTAGCCATGCTGACGTCAATCAGGCCGATTGGCATATCTTTGTTTATCAAGCATATGATTCGATTTTTAGTGCGTTTAAATCTGTTTTATGGATTATTTTGTTGTTTATTTTTTTACTGGTGATATTTTCGCGATTTATGGTTCAATTAGTTTTTAAAGACATCCATTATTCGATCAGTGAACTTAACCAACAAACCAGAGAAATTACCGAAGGTGATTATCATCCGATCCTTGCGGTTAATCGCTTTGAAGAGTATAATATCTTGACCGAAAATTTTAATAAAATGATTGAATCAATCCGCGGGCGAGATGCCGTTTTAAAAAATCTTGCATATTATGATCCTCAAACAAAGTTACCTAACGCGGCTTATTTTTCCGAATATTTAAACCAGTTTATCTTGGAAAGTTCCAAAAAAACGAGTGTTATTTGTTTTGATATTCATAATTTCAAACGGATTATTGATACATACGGTCCTTCTTTTGGAAACGAGATTTTAAAGATCATGGGGGCAAGAATTTTGGCCATGAAGTTAACGAATGGTTTTGTTGCTCGCGTTGATGGCTCAAATTTTATCCGCGTCCTGACAGATATTGAAGACCGTAACGAAATCATTACGGAGATTAATGAATTGCGGTTAGCTTTTAACCAGGCGATGGTAATCAATGAAAATAAAATATATTTGCGATTTTATGTGGGGATCGCAATTTACCCGGATGATACATACGAGGTGGAAAAGCTGTTGCAGTTTGCCCATACCGCCGCAGATATGGCTAAACAAGGCGGGGGATCGGTGCATGCTTTTTTTGAAAATTCTATGAGGCAAACCATGCTGCGAAATATGACGCTGGAAAACTCACTTGGGTCAGCATTGAAAAATCATGAATTTTATCTGCATTATCAGCCTCAAATTGAAGTGGAAACTCTGAAAATAAGAGGTTTTGAAGCACTGATTCGTTGGGAGCATCCCCAATTAGGTAAGATATCACCGCTGGACTTTATTCATATTGCCGAATCAACGGGCCTGATCATTCCAATTGGCGCTTGGGTATTGGAATCGGCTTGCCGTCAAATGGTTCAGATCAATAAAAAAATGGGGACAATGATTATGATATCTGTAAATGTCTCACCAGTTCAGTTGAGTCATGAAAGATTTCCCGAAATGGTTGAAGAAACGCTAAAGCAAAGTGGATTAGCACCGAATTTATTGGAGCTTGAAATCACCGAAAGTCTTTTTATTCATTCCTTTGAAGATGCGATTAATATATTAGAGCGACTTAAAAAAATTGGGATCAGAATATCATTAGATGATTTCGGCACTGGTTATTCATCATTGGCTTATTTAAAAAATCTACCGATCGATACCCTAAAAATCGATCAGGCTTTTACTCGGGATCTTTTGTTAAAAAAGTCAAATGAATATTTGATGGAGTCGATTATTGTGATGGCCCACCTTCTTAATATGGATGTAATTGTTGAAGGAGTTGAAGAAACGGAGCAATTTAATTGTTTATTAACCTACGCGTGTGATTACGTTCAAGGATATTATTTTAGCCGACCAATAGATGAAGATCAGTTAGAAGAATACCTATTGGCTAAGAGTGATGAGGGGGATAAAAGATGA
- a CDS encoding ABC transporter substrate-binding protein yields the protein MDVKKIIFFAILVVSAIIVITACFPKKTVTIGFSAGLTGSTSDMGVNGRNGLMMAVNEVNAAGGVNNRQVEVIIKDDQNNPETALAVDQELYEEGVSFIIGHMTSNMAELSLPFVNDNDLLMISPTMSSYELVNQDDHFISVVSSNDVEAAFIAKIILEKGGKNVAVIYESQNGSYTNTIKSFIGSDLAEKGGQIIYQEAFQGGNNPPYLEIANRVSSMQPDSIVILASSFDAAMFCQQFYKSGSQVPLYLSLWAMNNDLILQGGDAVEGVQIPSLIDTQSQKPEYVNFKESYLKQYGSAPTFAAIYAYEAAKILFETMETKNSFDPEIIKEAIIKKSTYRGLQDEITIDENGDAKRSLYHYLIKDGQFEKVD from the coding sequence ATGGATGTGAAAAAGATCATTTTTTTTGCTATTTTAGTTGTCTCAGCCATTATTGTTATAACTGCCTGTTTTCCTAAAAAAACGGTCACTATTGGATTTTCGGCCGGTCTTACCGGCAGTACCTCTGACATGGGGGTTAACGGACGAAACGGTTTGATGATGGCTGTCAACGAAGTAAATGCGGCAGGTGGTGTTAATAACCGACAAGTGGAGGTAATAATAAAAGATGATCAGAATAATCCGGAAACGGCACTGGCGGTGGATCAAGAGCTTTATGAAGAGGGGGTATCCTTTATTATTGGCCATATGACCAGTAATATGGCTGAATTAAGTTTACCTTTTGTTAATGACAACGATCTTTTAATGATTAGTCCAACCATGAGTTCATATGAGTTGGTCAATCAGGATGATCATTTTATCTCGGTGGTATCTTCCAATGATGTTGAAGCGGCGTTTATAGCAAAAATTATTCTTGAAAAGGGCGGGAAAAATGTTGCGGTTATTTATGAATCACAAAATGGGTCATATACGAATACGATCAAATCGTTTATTGGTTCAGATCTCGCTGAAAAGGGCGGACAAATTATTTATCAAGAGGCGTTTCAGGGCGGTAATAATCCACCGTATCTGGAAATAGCAAATCGGGTTTCGAGTATGCAGCCAGACAGCATTGTCATTCTTGCTTCAAGTTTTGATGCGGCGATGTTTTGTCAGCAGTTTTATAAATCGGGCAGTCAGGTGCCACTTTATCTGTCACTTTGGGCGATGAACAATGATCTGATTTTACAGGGAGGAGATGCGGTCGAAGGGGTTCAAATACCCAGTTTAATTGATACACAGTCACAAAAACCGGAGTACGTAAATTTTAAGGAATCTTATCTTAAACAGTATGGTTCAGCTCCAACCTTTGCGGCGATCTATGCTTATGAAGCTGCCAAAATTCTATTTGAAACCATGGAAACGAAAAACAGTTTTGATCCTGAAATTATTAAGGAAGCGATTATTAAAAAAAGCACCTATCGGGGTTTACAGGATGAAATCACGATTGATGAAAATGGTGATGCCAAAAGAAGTTTATATCATTATTTAATTAAGGATGGCCAATTTGAGAAGGTGGATTAG
- the pdxA gene encoding 4-hydroxythreonine-4-phosphate dehydrogenase PdxA yields MIKPIIAIPMGDAAGIGPEITVKAVADNETQARARLIVVGDRKVLQQAIAFSKVDLQINCVQDPREGLFESGILNLIDLDNIDLKNLKMGAIQAMTGKAAYESIVVATHLCLEKKAALLTTTAINKESLKAAEVPYIGHTEILGALTKTKNPLTMFQVENLRVFFLSRHVSLREACDLVTKDNVGTLIDQSTAALKMLGIENPYLAVAGLNPHSGEHGLFGQEELNGVIPAVKEAQARGLNIDGPIGADSVFYLALKGAYDAVLSLYHDQGHIATKMVNFEKTISLTLGMPILRTSVDHGTALDIAGKGIASAVSLIEAIRLGTEYAPFFNKL; encoded by the coding sequence ATGATCAAACCAATAATTGCAATACCAATGGGGGATGCCGCTGGCATCGGCCCTGAAATAACGGTTAAAGCGGTGGCTGATAATGAAACCCAGGCAAGGGCGCGACTGATTGTTGTGGGGGATCGCAAAGTATTGCAACAAGCGATTGCGTTTTCAAAAGTGGATTTGCAGATCAATTGTGTGCAAGATCCTCGGGAAGGTCTTTTCGAATCGGGAATTCTTAATCTGATTGATTTGGATAATATTGATTTGAAGAATCTGAAGATGGGAGCAATTCAAGCAATGACTGGAAAAGCTGCTTATGAAAGCATTGTGGTGGCGACTCATCTTTGTCTGGAAAAAAAAGCTGCGCTACTGACAACGACGGCTATCAATAAAGAGTCACTAAAAGCCGCCGAAGTTCCATATATTGGGCATACTGAAATTTTGGGGGCATTGACTAAGACAAAAAATCCTTTGACGATGTTTCAAGTTGAAAATCTTCGGGTTTTCTTTCTAAGTCGTCATGTTTCACTTCGTGAAGCGTGTGATCTGGTAACAAAAGATAATGTCGGCACTTTGATTGATCAAAGTACCGCCGCATTAAAAATGCTGGGCATTGAAAACCCTTATTTAGCCGTTGCCGGTCTTAATCCGCATAGTGGCGAACATGGCCTTTTCGGTCAAGAAGAACTTAATGGGGTGATTCCAGCGGTTAAAGAAGCTCAGGCCAGAGGCCTTAATATTGACGGACCAATTGGTGCCGACAGTGTTTTTTATTTGGCACTAAAGGGTGCTTATGATGCGGTCTTGTCACTTTACCACGATCAGGGGCACATTGCGACAAAAATGGTAAATTTTGAAAAAACGATTTCGCTTACGCTTGGAATGCCAATTTTGCGGACTTCAGTTGATCATGGAACCGCTTTAGATATTGCCGGTAAAGGGATTGCCAGTGCGGTTAGTCTTATCGAAGCGATCCGTCTGGGAACAGAATATGCCCCTTTTTTTAATAAGCTATAG
- a CDS encoding methyl-accepting chemotaxis protein codes for MKTTLQNNLDQSSVKIRLSTKLMIFTTLILAAAVLTLGLIAINLGATALTNESQIQEKAYASKGAGYIGAIISGNLKTLDEIALRARTATMDWNTQVSSISVDVDRLGYQDIAVMDMTGNGKFILGGQTFKSQNEAWYTNGFSGISGISDVVISEVTNEPVVYEVSPIKTNNQVVGLLIGRRDPTFMMDISNSMGDGVRKYGMVVNANGGVMSHPDIQLILDRVNVYDEIQNNGDLKDFAMALQKIDPDQSSSISYIYKGYQKIGYTAPVPGTDWTLIVIKFKSDILAPINDLRNVILIASLIILLFGAFSTYLLSKKITNPILSLNHMIREMSLGHLTLRQAVKSKDEVGQMTTSMNQLADDLQNIVINTMNQISNGDVSTNIEINDPQDEISPALKRTIETIRSLINEATMLSDAAINGQWEIRGDVTAFDGGFREVVEGVNSTLDIVVDKMVWYEAIIDAIPLPLHVTDNDMKWTFMNKPFETLMISNHVIMDRDSAWGMNCYNTNESICQTDDCGIKRLVDQGLNNSFFEWNGRNNKQDTSYLKNKMGQNIGFVEIITDLTPMIRVSTYTDNEVTRLEDNLSRLSRGDLNFDMTVATPDEYTIDVSNQFCKITEILTVVKNSFSNLIADTRMLTQAGIDGQLETRADVSRHYGDFREIIAGINATLDAVTIPIQEASETLKELAIGNLDINMAGDYNGAYAMIKDAMNQTITFLKRYISEITNTLEEMGNGNLNLTIDSDYRGDFQAIKIALNNITFSLSETMFEITESASQVEAGARQISDGGQALSQGTTEQASAIEQLNASIEEVAGETKNNAVSANEANKRALEVRNNAEIGNNQMNTMLSAMSEINESSHNISKIIKVIDDIAFQTNILALNAAVEAARAGQHGKGFAVVAEEVRSLAARSADAAKETTSLIEGSIESVDTGTKIADDTAESLKEILNEIEKVTRLIGSIAEASNDQASEIAQITEGIEQVSTVVQSNAATAEESAAASQELSGQAEMLKQMVSAFSLKPK; via the coding sequence ATGAAAACTACACTGCAAAATAACCTTGATCAAAGTTCTGTTAAAATCCGTTTGTCCACAAAATTGATGATCTTTACTACCCTGATTCTGGCTGCCGCTGTTCTCACTTTGGGTTTAATTGCTATCAACTTGGGAGCTACTGCCCTAACTAATGAATCTCAAATTCAAGAAAAAGCTTATGCCAGCAAAGGGGCCGGTTATATCGGAGCAATTATTTCCGGTAATCTCAAAACACTGGATGAAATTGCCCTTCGCGCCCGAACGGCAACCATGGATTGGAACACCCAGGTTTCATCAATTTCTGTCGATGTTGATCGTTTGGGATATCAGGATATTGCAGTAATGGATATGACTGGTAATGGAAAATTCATCCTTGGAGGGCAAACGTTTAAATCGCAAAATGAAGCTTGGTATACCAATGGTTTTTCCGGTATATCGGGAATTTCAGACGTTGTTATCAGTGAAGTCACCAATGAACCTGTTGTTTATGAAGTATCGCCAATCAAAACCAATAATCAAGTAGTCGGTCTCTTAATCGGTCGTCGTGATCCGACTTTTATGATGGATATTTCTAATAGCATGGGTGACGGGGTTCGAAAATATGGCATGGTTGTTAATGCTAATGGCGGGGTTATGTCTCATCCTGACATACAACTCATTCTTGATCGCGTTAATGTATATGACGAAATTCAGAATAATGGTGATCTCAAAGACTTTGCTATGGCTCTGCAAAAAATTGATCCAGATCAAAGCAGCAGTATTTCCTACATTTATAAAGGCTATCAAAAAATAGGTTATACTGCGCCTGTTCCGGGAACCGATTGGACCCTCATTGTTATTAAATTCAAAAGTGATATTCTCGCCCCCATCAATGATTTGCGAAATGTCATTTTGATCGCCTCCTTAATCATCCTATTATTTGGCGCTTTTTCTACTTATCTACTTTCTAAAAAAATTACGAATCCGATTCTTTCTTTAAACCACATGATTCGAGAAATGAGTCTGGGCCATTTGACGCTGCGCCAAGCGGTTAAATCAAAAGATGAAGTTGGCCAAATGACCACCTCCATGAACCAATTGGCGGATGATCTCCAGAATATCGTCATCAACACGATGAACCAAATCTCAAATGGTGATGTTTCGACCAACATCGAAATCAATGATCCTCAAGATGAAATTTCACCCGCACTGAAACGCACCATTGAAACAATCCGCAGTTTAATTAACGAAGCCACCATGCTCTCCGATGCCGCTATCAATGGTCAATGGGAAATTCGCGGTGATGTTACTGCTTTTGATGGCGGTTTCCGGGAAGTCGTTGAAGGAGTTAATTCAACTTTAGATATTGTTGTCGACAAAATGGTTTGGTATGAAGCCATCATTGATGCGATCCCACTCCCGCTTCACGTCACTGACAATGATATGAAATGGACGTTTATGAATAAACCTTTTGAAACTTTAATGATTTCTAATCATGTAATTATGGATCGTGATTCGGCCTGGGGAATGAATTGTTATAACACCAATGAAAGTATCTGCCAAACTGATGATTGTGGCATTAAACGTCTGGTTGACCAAGGTTTAAATAACAGTTTCTTTGAATGGAATGGTCGAAATAATAAACAAGATACCTCTTATCTCAAAAATAAAATGGGTCAAAACATTGGTTTCGTCGAAATTATTACTGATTTAACCCCGATGATTAGGGTCAGCACCTATACCGATAACGAGGTAACCCGACTGGAAGATAATCTCAGCCGTTTATCGCGCGGCGATCTCAATTTTGATATGACTGTTGCTACGCCGGATGAATACACCATCGATGTCAGTAATCAGTTTTGCAAAATAACAGAGATACTCACCGTTGTTAAAAATTCTTTCAGTAATTTAATTGCTGATACCAGGATGCTTACTCAGGCTGGTATTGACGGGCAATTAGAAACCCGGGCCGATGTCAGCCGACACTATGGCGATTTCCGGGAAATCATCGCGGGTATCAATGCGACCTTAGATGCCGTTACCATCCCGATCCAAGAAGCCTCTGAGACTTTAAAAGAATTAGCAATTGGAAACTTAGACATCAATATGGCGGGTGATTACAATGGTGCTTATGCGATGATTAAAGATGCAATGAATCAAACCATCACTTTCCTTAAACGTTATATAAGCGAAATAACCAACACCCTGGAAGAAATGGGGAATGGTAATTTAAATCTAACCATTGACAGTGATTATCGGGGCGATTTCCAGGCAATTAAGATTGCCCTTAACAATATTACCTTCTCCCTCAGTGAAACGATGTTTGAAATCACTGAATCTGCCAGTCAGGTCGAGGCCGGTGCCCGGCAGATTTCCGATGGTGGTCAGGCCTTGTCACAAGGAACCACCGAACAGGCCAGTGCCATTGAACAGCTTAACGCCTCTATTGAAGAAGTCGCCGGCGAAACTAAAAATAATGCTGTTAGTGCCAATGAAGCCAATAAACGGGCTTTGGAAGTCCGCAACAATGCCGAAATCGGCAATAACCAGATGAATACAATGCTTTCAGCGATGTCTGAAATCAATGAATCATCTCATAACATTTCAAAAATAATTAAGGTAATTGATGATATTGCCTTTCAGACTAACATTCTGGCTCTTAATGCCGCGGTCGAAGCAGCCCGCGCCGGCCAACATGGTAAAGGATTTGCCGTTGTTGCTGAAGAAGTTCGTTCTTTGGCGGCTCGAAGTGCTGATGCGGCCAAGGAAACGACCAGCCTGATTGAAGGTTCTATTGAGAGTGTTGACACAGGTACAAAAATTGCTGATGACACTGCTGAAAGTTTAAAAGAAATTCTAAATGAAATTGAAAAAGTCACCCGTTTAATTGGCAGCATTGCTGAAGCTTCTAATGATCAAGCTTCCGAAATTGCGCAAATCACTGAAGGTATTGAACAGGTTTCGACCGTCGTTCAAAGTAATGCTGCAACCGCCGAAGAAAGTGCTGCCGCCAGCCAGGAACTCTCCGGTCAAGCTGAAATGCTTAAACAAATGGTCAGTGCTTTTAGCTTGAAGCCGAAATAA
- a CDS encoding Na-translocating system protein MpsC family protein: MFTSDEKKRLLKTIADLLKEYRGAGPKSHYIKYCEQEIHIVVSGTLSPVEKYLVQTFGQEYIDAVYKFYYLTVEQAIQKMDQVFDGKHQMKLLEWEPDFLNDRVVYRIKHK, translated from the coding sequence ATGTTTACCAGTGATGAAAAAAAACGTTTATTAAAAACCATTGCCGATTTGCTCAAAGAATATCGAGGGGCAGGACCAAAAAGCCATTATATAAAATATTGTGAACAGGAAATACATATTGTTGTGAGCGGAACCTTGTCTCCGGTAGAAAAATATTTAGTCCAGACTTTTGGCCAGGAGTATATCGACGCTGTTTATAAATTCTATTATTTAACCGTCGAACAAGCAATCCAAAAGATGGATCAGGTTTTTGATGGAAAACATCAAATGAAACTATTAGAATGGGAACCCGATTTTTTAAATGATCGTGTTGTTTATCGAATTAAACACAAATAG